In the Vicinamibacterales bacterium genome, one interval contains:
- a CDS encoding sigma-54 dependent transcriptional regulator, whose amino-acid sequence MPSILVVDDEPGVRSSVSGVLKDEGFDVDAVGTGEECLEQANSNAYDVIVLDIWLPGLDGLTTLQRLREREIDSQVVIISGHGNIESAVRAIKMGAFDFIEKPLSLEKTVLVVRNALRQRDLEAENRVLRAKVDRQQQNIMVGESAPMLRLREHVAQAAPTNGRVLILGDSGTGKELVARTIHQSSRRKNGPFIEVNCAAIPEELIESELFGHMRGAFTGAVADKPGRFEQATTGTIFLDEIADMSLKTQAKVLRVLQEQVMERVGGTQRIKVDVRVVAATNKDLLEEIRAGRFREDLYFRLNVVPIFVPSLRERQDDIAPLADHFMALLATEYGRRPKRMAPEAAARLRQYAWPGNVRELRNVVERLIIMVQGDTITAQDLGFLGRDGVPDAPAAHGSARPLSEARDEFEKDYILQTLAAQQGNMSRTAEVLGVERSNLYKKLRAFGVTPRSDK is encoded by the coding sequence ATGCCGTCCATTCTTGTAGTTGATGATGAGCCGGGCGTGCGTTCGTCGGTCAGCGGCGTCCTCAAGGACGAGGGCTTCGACGTTGACGCCGTCGGCACCGGCGAGGAATGTCTCGAGCAGGCGAACAGCAACGCCTACGATGTCATCGTGCTCGACATCTGGCTGCCGGGCCTGGATGGCCTGACCACGCTGCAGCGCCTCCGGGAGCGCGAGATTGACTCGCAGGTGGTGATCATTTCGGGCCACGGCAACATCGAGTCGGCCGTGCGCGCCATCAAGATGGGCGCCTTCGACTTCATCGAAAAGCCGCTCTCGCTCGAGAAGACCGTGCTGGTGGTGCGCAACGCCCTGCGCCAGCGCGACCTCGAGGCCGAAAACCGCGTGCTGCGCGCCAAGGTCGATCGGCAGCAGCAAAACATCATGGTGGGGGAGAGCGCCCCGATGCTGCGCCTGCGCGAACATGTGGCGCAGGCGGCGCCAACCAACGGCCGCGTGCTGATCCTGGGCGACAGCGGCACCGGCAAGGAACTGGTGGCGCGGACGATTCACCAGTCGAGCCGGCGCAAGAACGGCCCGTTCATCGAGGTGAATTGCGCCGCCATTCCCGAGGAGTTGATCGAATCGGAACTGTTTGGCCACATGCGCGGCGCCTTTACCGGGGCGGTCGCCGACAAGCCCGGTCGATTCGAGCAGGCCACCACGGGCACGATCTTTCTCGACGAAATCGCCGACATGAGCCTGAAGACCCAGGCCAAGGTGCTGCGGGTGCTGCAGGAACAGGTGATGGAGCGGGTCGGCGGCACGCAGCGCATCAAGGTGGATGTGCGCGTGGTCGCCGCCACCAACAAGGACCTGCTCGAAGAGATTCGCGCCGGCCGCTTTCGCGAGGACTTGTACTTCCGCCTCAACGTCGTGCCGATCTTCGTGCCGTCGCTGCGCGAGCGACAGGACGACATCGCGCCGCTGGCGGATCACTTCATGGCGCTGCTGGCCACCGAATACGGCCGGCGCCCGAAGCGCATGGCGCCCGAAGCGGCGGCGCGGTTACGGCAGTACGCGTGGCCGGGCAACGTCCGCGAGCTGCGCAACGTGGTCGAGCGTCTGATCATCATGGTGCAGGGCGACACCATCACCGCGCAGGACCTCGGGTTCCTGGGCCGCGACGGGGTGCCCGACGCGCCGGCCGCGCACGGGTCGGCCAGGCCGCTGTCGGAGGCCCGCGACGAGTTCGAGAAGGACTACATCCTGCAGACGCTGGCCGCCCAGCAGGGCAACATGTCGCGCACCGCCGAAGTGCTCGGCGTCGAGCGCTCCAATCTCTACAAGAAACTGCGCGCGTTCGGCGTGACGCCGCGCAGCGACAAGTGA